A window from Vulcanimicrobium alpinum encodes these proteins:
- the tig gene encoding trigger factor encodes MPSTLKPLDPTQVELEISITPEEFTAAQDAAFRKLVRNVRVPGFRPGKVPRKIFENTYGSSQILERALDDIVPTKYAAAVEEHGIEPLARPQMELLPEEEGQPLRVKAVVPIRPAIEPKDYTGVEITDVPETATDEDLDRTLEQMRRDAATLVPVERPVKLGDVATLDYQGKIDGVPFDGGAATGQETELTETRFIPGFVAGIVGMQPGETREVRATFPDPYANPDLAGKEAVFTVTVHEVKEPELPPLDDEFAKRVSRNETLEDLRADVKRRLDENVKNGARRRMSGELLDKIVAVNEFPLPEVLIEREIDSLLNDSRQYVARAGIGWDDYLRESGKMEDELRDTYRDEAARRVKTTLLVEAIAKKEGVQATQADVESELDALAAQYGQPRERIVEALQSNVAALIDGIVRTKTIDKLIEQAKRVPAPPATAPPAA; translated from the coding sequence GTGCCCTCGACGCTGAAACCGCTCGATCCTACGCAGGTCGAGCTCGAGATCAGCATCACGCCGGAAGAGTTCACCGCGGCGCAAGATGCTGCGTTCCGCAAGCTGGTGCGCAACGTGCGCGTCCCCGGCTTCCGCCCCGGCAAAGTCCCGCGCAAGATCTTCGAGAACACCTACGGCAGCTCGCAGATCCTCGAGCGCGCCCTCGACGACATCGTCCCGACGAAGTACGCGGCGGCCGTCGAGGAGCACGGGATCGAGCCGCTGGCCCGTCCGCAGATGGAACTGCTCCCGGAGGAAGAGGGGCAGCCGCTGCGCGTGAAGGCCGTAGTGCCGATTCGGCCGGCGATCGAGCCCAAGGACTATACCGGCGTCGAGATCACCGACGTCCCGGAGACCGCGACCGACGAGGACCTGGACCGCACCCTCGAGCAGATGCGTCGCGACGCCGCGACCCTGGTCCCGGTCGAGCGCCCGGTCAAACTCGGCGACGTCGCGACCCTGGATTACCAAGGGAAGATCGACGGCGTCCCGTTCGACGGCGGCGCCGCGACCGGACAGGAGACGGAGCTCACCGAGACCCGCTTCATCCCCGGCTTCGTCGCCGGGATCGTCGGGATGCAGCCCGGCGAGACGAGGGAGGTGCGCGCGACCTTCCCCGACCCGTACGCGAACCCCGACCTCGCGGGTAAGGAAGCCGTCTTCACCGTTACCGTCCACGAGGTCAAGGAACCCGAGCTGCCCCCGCTCGACGACGAGTTCGCCAAGCGCGTCTCGCGCAACGAGACGCTCGAGGACCTGCGCGCCGACGTGAAGCGCCGGCTCGACGAGAACGTGAAGAACGGCGCGCGCCGCCGGATGTCCGGCGAGCTGCTCGACAAGATCGTCGCCGTCAACGAGTTCCCGCTCCCCGAAGTCCTCATCGAGCGCGAGATCGACTCGCTGCTGAACGACTCCCGCCAGTACGTCGCGCGGGCCGGCATCGGCTGGGACGATTACCTGCGCGAGAGCGGCAAGATGGAAGACGAACTGCGGGACACGTACCGGGATGAGGCCGCGCGGCGCGTCAAGACGACCCTACTCGTCGAGGCGATCGCGAAAAAAGAGGGCGTCCAGGCGACGCAGGCAGACGTCGAGTCCGAACTCGACGCGCTCGCGGCACAGTACGGCCAGCCGCGCGAGCGGATCGTCGAGGCACTGCAGTCAAACGTAGCTGCGCTGATCGACGGGATCGTGCGCACGAAGACGATCGACAAGCTGATCGAGCAGGCAAAGCGCGTTCCGGCGCCGCCTGCAACTGCACCGCCAGCCGCATAG
- a CDS encoding M3 family metallopeptidase: MKSVIVRSTAAVAASALLASLPLAAHAKPAAALVAVDWALAPAKIASTCASSIAQLNARTNAIVRARSARTFETVVLPLENATADFNDDLAAQGFLFNVATDAKVRDASLKCSTDAGNALTELAARPDLYQAVNAAAKSGTSHGPSQTKLTQLWLTQLKRSGAGLPDAQRREYISLQQKLNDDQNTFQANLGKDASTIAITAVQAQALPPDFVAAALKKNPDGGYTVPVNESTVGPFMENKSDAAARKSYYIAYNNRGGDANVKLLQDALVLRDRLAHLLGYQTWAAYVLADRMAASPARVENFLTQIDAAILAKARTERDEDAALKGAPLDQWDQGYYENLLRKTKYAVDQNAIKQYFPVPHVIDSVLGIYEHLLGVKFTRVSETTWQDQVQTYDVVDAASGAPRGRFYLDLYPRPGKYDHFANFPLVPRRVMPDGSVRLATSAIVGNWPAPAPGKPALLTHDDVVTFFHEFGHNMAALLANEPYETLTAGFRQDFIEAPSQMLENFAWDPGILKAVSANVATNQPLPDEMIQKMIAARYVHYALQTTSQILYASVDMIYHTAKPPIDTTAVWKATVSRTTPNQFVDGTHPEAAFGHLMGGYDAGYYGYLWSKVYAQDMFSRFKAQGLTNPVAGMAYRNDILAPARALEPDVEVARFLGRPMNPNAFYEELGIAPPAQTSGR; encoded by the coding sequence ATGAAGTCCGTAATCGTTCGGAGCACGGCTGCCGTCGCGGCGTCCGCGCTCCTGGCCTCCCTCCCGCTGGCAGCGCACGCCAAACCCGCCGCCGCCCTCGTCGCCGTCGACTGGGCGCTCGCGCCGGCGAAGATTGCCTCCACGTGCGCATCGTCGATCGCGCAGCTCAATGCGCGCACCAACGCGATCGTGCGCGCGCGCTCGGCGCGGACGTTTGAGACCGTCGTGCTGCCGCTGGAGAACGCGACGGCCGATTTCAACGACGACCTCGCCGCGCAAGGCTTCCTCTTCAATGTCGCGACCGACGCGAAGGTGCGCGACGCGTCGCTGAAGTGCTCGACCGACGCCGGCAACGCGCTGACGGAACTCGCGGCGCGCCCCGATCTCTATCAAGCCGTCAATGCGGCGGCCAAGAGCGGAACCTCGCACGGGCCGTCGCAGACGAAGCTCACCCAGCTCTGGCTCACCCAGCTCAAGCGCAGCGGCGCGGGGCTGCCCGACGCGCAGCGGCGCGAGTACATCTCACTTCAGCAGAAGCTCAACGACGATCAGAACACCTTTCAGGCGAATCTCGGCAAAGACGCGTCCACGATCGCGATCACCGCGGTGCAGGCGCAGGCGCTGCCGCCCGACTTCGTCGCTGCGGCACTGAAAAAGAACCCCGACGGCGGCTACACCGTCCCGGTCAACGAGTCGACCGTCGGGCCGTTCATGGAAAACAAGAGCGACGCCGCGGCGCGCAAATCGTACTACATCGCATACAACAACCGCGGCGGCGACGCGAACGTGAAACTCCTGCAGGACGCGCTCGTCCTTCGCGATCGGCTCGCGCATCTGCTGGGCTACCAGACGTGGGCCGCGTACGTGCTCGCCGATCGCATGGCCGCGTCGCCGGCACGCGTCGAGAACTTCCTCACGCAGATCGACGCCGCGATCCTGGCCAAGGCGCGAACGGAGCGTGACGAGGACGCGGCGCTCAAGGGCGCGCCGCTCGACCAATGGGATCAGGGCTACTACGAGAACCTGCTGCGCAAGACGAAATATGCCGTCGATCAGAACGCGATCAAACAGTACTTCCCAGTCCCGCACGTGATCGACAGCGTCCTCGGGATCTACGAGCACCTGCTCGGCGTGAAGTTCACCCGCGTCTCCGAGACGACGTGGCAGGACCAGGTGCAGACCTACGACGTCGTCGACGCCGCGAGCGGTGCACCGCGCGGCCGCTTCTATCTCGATCTCTATCCGCGCCCCGGCAAGTACGATCACTTCGCGAACTTCCCGCTCGTCCCGCGCCGGGTGATGCCGGACGGCAGCGTGCGGCTCGCGACCAGTGCGATCGTCGGGAACTGGCCGGCCCCCGCGCCCGGCAAGCCGGCGCTCCTGACGCACGACGACGTCGTGACGTTCTTCCACGAGTTCGGCCACAACATGGCGGCGCTGCTCGCGAACGAGCCGTACGAGACGCTCACCGCCGGCTTCCGTCAGGATTTCATCGAAGCGCCTTCGCAGATGCTCGAAAACTTTGCCTGGGATCCGGGGATCCTCAAGGCCGTCAGCGCGAACGTGGCCACGAACCAGCCGCTGCCCGACGAGATGATCCAGAAGATGATCGCGGCGCGCTACGTGCATTACGCGCTGCAGACGACCTCGCAGATCCTCTACGCCAGCGTCGACATGATCTATCACACCGCCAAACCGCCGATCGACACGACCGCGGTGTGGAAGGCGACCGTCTCGCGCACGACCCCCAACCAGTTTGTCGACGGCACGCATCCCGAAGCGGCGTTCGGCCACTTGATGGGCGGCTACGACGCGGGCTACTACGGCTACTTGTGGTCGAAGGTCTACGCGCAGGACATGTTCTCGCGCTTCAAGGCGCAGGGGCTTACCAACCCGGTCGCCGGGATGGCCTATCGCAACGACATCCTCGCGCCCGCCCGCGCGCTCGAGCCCGACGTCGAGGTGGCGCGCTTCCTGGGCCGCCCGATGAACCCGAACGCCTTTTACGAGGAACTCGGGATCGCGCCGCCGGCGCAGACTTCGGGGCGCTAG
- a CDS encoding M23 family metallopeptidase, translated as MNDADHTILVKIIPPKGRAVYRLQLTRRHLAAIAVAFVVALAGAVAAHTYQLRVAEEHLRALQSLAADQQRKLQTIDRQADALTNQLRSVQRENAEIKRLIGGDRGGRKQHAYVAPPPGDTRARGSDFTSVQARLRRLAAVSNRTSDDARRLQRLALRALNLRRMASIARERLVAAIPSLNPVAGGIAAGFGWRTDPWPEFHKGLDLEADYGTPVHASAAGVVVAAGWDGGYGIKVDIDHGNGYHTWYAHLSRADVAPGQRVLKGQTIALSGSTGESTGPHLHYQVMYAGEAIDPAPFLHGVPAKVLATLPDPAGV; from the coding sequence GTGAACGACGCCGACCACACGATTCTCGTCAAGATCATCCCGCCGAAGGGCCGCGCCGTGTACCGCCTCCAGTTGACGCGCCGTCATCTCGCCGCGATCGCGGTCGCGTTCGTCGTCGCGCTCGCCGGCGCGGTCGCCGCGCACACGTATCAATTGCGCGTCGCCGAGGAGCACCTGCGCGCCCTGCAGTCGCTTGCCGCGGACCAGCAGCGCAAACTCCAAACGATCGACCGTCAGGCCGACGCGCTCACCAACCAGCTCCGTTCGGTTCAGCGCGAGAACGCCGAGATCAAACGCTTGATCGGCGGCGACCGCGGCGGCCGCAAACAGCACGCGTACGTCGCGCCGCCGCCGGGCGATACGCGGGCGCGTGGGAGCGACTTCACCTCGGTGCAGGCACGCTTGCGGAGGCTCGCGGCCGTCTCGAACAGGACCAGCGACGACGCACGTCGTCTGCAGCGGCTCGCGCTGCGCGCGCTCAACCTGCGGCGCATGGCGTCGATCGCGCGCGAACGGCTCGTCGCCGCGATCCCGTCGCTCAACCCCGTCGCCGGCGGGATCGCGGCAGGATTCGGCTGGCGAACCGATCCGTGGCCGGAGTTTCACAAGGGGCTCGACCTCGAAGCCGACTACGGAACGCCGGTGCATGCCAGCGCGGCGGGCGTCGTGGTCGCCGCCGGCTGGGACGGCGGCTACGGCATCAAGGTCGACATCGATCACGGGAACGGTTACCACACCTGGTACGCGCACCTCTCGCGCGCCGACGTCGCGCCCGGACAGCGCGTCCTCAAAGGCCAGACGATTGCGCTGAGCGGTTCGACGGGCGAGTCGACGGGTCCGCACCTGCACTATCAGGTGATGTACGCCGGCGAGGCGATCGACCCGGCGCCGTTCCTGCACGGTGTCCCCGCGAAGGTGCTTGCGACACTTCCGGATCCTGCCGGCGTATAA
- a CDS encoding non-canonical purine NTP pyrophosphatase has protein sequence MRNAGRARVYVATKNVGKLREMEQLFGDAPFDLATFGKYEDPIEGDTSYADNAALKARALHAQLTRAGQPGNVLADDSGLEVYALDRRPGVLTAFYGGAELSWAERRTRLIAELEASPLGASDRRARFVCALHFIGADGREFATMGTVDGEIAPHERGELGFSFDPVFLYPPLGRTFAELSGEEKNRCSHRAIATAALLAALSLAGVPAEVHD, from the coding sequence ATGCGGAACGCCGGCCGCGCTCGCGTCTACGTCGCGACGAAAAATGTCGGCAAGCTGCGCGAGATGGAGCAGCTCTTCGGCGACGCGCCCTTCGATCTGGCGACGTTCGGCAAATACGAGGATCCGATCGAGGGCGATACGTCGTACGCCGACAACGCGGCGCTCAAGGCGCGTGCCCTGCACGCGCAGCTCACCCGCGCCGGCCAGCCGGGGAACGTCCTCGCCGACGATTCGGGGCTGGAAGTGTACGCGCTGGATCGCCGTCCGGGCGTGCTGACCGCGTTTTACGGCGGCGCAGAGCTGAGCTGGGCGGAGCGGCGAACGCGGCTGATCGCGGAACTCGAGGCCTCGCCGCTCGGCGCGTCCGACCGGCGGGCGCGCTTCGTGTGCGCGCTGCACTTCATCGGCGCCGACGGGCGCGAGTTCGCGACGATGGGAACGGTCGACGGTGAGATCGCGCCGCACGAGCGCGGAGAGCTCGGCTTCTCGTTCGATCCGGTCTTTCTCTATCCGCCGCTCGGGCGGACGTTCGCCGAGCTTTCCGGCGAGGAGAAGAACCGCTGCAGCCACCGCGCGATCGCTACGGCGGCGCTGCTGGCAGCGCTCTCGCTGGCGGGCGTCCCGGCTGAGGTCCACGATTGA
- a CDS encoding DUF4446 family protein, which translates to MNELTTAVIASLTSALVVTSAYHLLVAAPRAARMRAIVDQHDGMLGGGATRATDRLTALERDAVEAARARDGQARRIESLEKMARTEVPRVGFVRFNAFDDVGSDLSYALALLNGEGDGVVLTSIYSREDTRTYGKGVTAFKPATDPSEEELAAIAKARAAAS; encoded by the coding sequence ATGAACGAACTCACCACGGCCGTCATCGCGAGTCTGACGAGCGCGCTCGTCGTCACGAGCGCGTACCATCTGCTCGTCGCGGCGCCGCGCGCCGCGCGGATGCGCGCGATCGTCGACCAGCACGACGGCATGCTCGGCGGCGGGGCGACCCGCGCCACCGATCGGCTGACGGCGCTCGAACGGGACGCCGTCGAGGCAGCGCGGGCGCGCGACGGGCAAGCTCGCCGGATCGAGTCGCTGGAGAAGATGGCGCGCACCGAGGTGCCGCGGGTCGGCTTCGTCCGTTTCAACGCCTTCGACGACGTCGGCTCCGACCTGTCGTACGCGTTGGCGCTGCTCAACGGCGAGGGCGACGGCGTCGTCCTCACCAGCATCTACTCGCGCGAGGACACGCGCACGTACGGCAAGGGCGTCACCGCCTTCAAGCCCGCGACCGATCCCTCCGAAGAAGAACTCGCCGCGATCGCCAAAGCCCGAGCCGCCGCATCGTGA
- a CDS encoding fumarylacetoacetate hydrolase family protein, which yields MFNKYNMSLNRHNGTVAVSKLGLEKFDYESELMMYIGKTARNVSEADALSYVFGYSCGNDFTARDAQQRVSRWMTGKTPDQFAPLGPWLVTADQIPDPQTLQVQTFVNGETTPRQDMNTSQMIFNCAHIVSYTSQFITLQPGDVIFTGTPSGVITGYLKEKQVWLKPGDRARTAITKLGELYFTLT from the coding sequence CTGTTCAACAAATACAACATGTCGCTCAACCGTCACAACGGAACCGTCGCCGTGTCGAAGCTCGGCCTCGAGAAGTTCGATTACGAGTCCGAGCTGATGATGTACATCGGCAAGACCGCGCGCAACGTCAGCGAAGCCGACGCGCTCTCGTACGTCTTCGGGTACTCGTGCGGCAACGATTTCACCGCGCGCGACGCGCAGCAGCGCGTCTCGCGGTGGATGACCGGCAAAACGCCGGATCAGTTCGCGCCGCTGGGACCGTGGCTCGTCACCGCAGACCAGATCCCCGATCCGCAGACGCTGCAGGTGCAGACGTTCGTCAACGGCGAGACGACGCCGCGGCAAGACATGAACACCTCGCAGATGATCTTCAACTGCGCGCACATCGTGAGCTATACGTCGCAGTTCATCACGCTCCAGCCGGGCGACGTGATCTTCACCGGCACCCCCAGCGGCGTGATCACCGGCTATCTCAAGGAGAAGCAAGTCTGGCTCAAGCCGGGCGACCGCGCGCGCACGGCGATCACGAAACTCGGCGAACTGTACTTCACGCTGACCTGA
- the lepA gene encoding translation elongation factor 4 produces the protein MIQRESAAAERGPANVRNFCIIAHIDHGKTTLSDRLLEFTKTVEQREMEAQLLDAMDLERERGITIKMHPVTLTYTARDGITYELNFIDTPGHVDFSSEVSRSLAACEGALLVIDAAQGIEAQTLANYHLALAQNLTIIPVINKIDLPAADVDRVKGEIEELLVIEGADAMTASAKEGIGIEEILEAIVQRVPPPKGREDKLRGLVFDAQFDPYRGVVAYVRVVDGELKAGSRFMSMAHRRVYEATEVGVFKPEMRKTGSLAVGNVGYVIANIKSLGDMDVGDTITLADDPAAEPLPGYKPIVPMVYCGLYPNEGVEVSELRDALEKLALNDSALHFEPESSIALGFGFRCGFLGLLHMEIVQERLERNYNLDLIATSPSVVFRVTMTDGTIETIDNPAKLPPRDKIALMEEPYVKATVITPPEYVGAIMELTQNRRGSLANMEYLVDGRVILSYEMPLIEVIIDYFDQLKSRTKGYASLDYEVIGYREGDLVKLEILLNGEAVDALSFIVAREKAASRGRMLTEKLKELIPRQMFDVPIQAAIGGKVVARETVSAMRKNVLAKCYGGDISRKRKLLEKQKAGKERMKRVGRVDLPQEAFMAVLRLDES, from the coding sequence GTGATCCAGCGCGAATCCGCGGCTGCGGAACGCGGACCGGCCAACGTCCGCAACTTCTGCATCATCGCCCACATCGACCACGGGAAGACGACGCTCAGCGATCGCCTCCTCGAGTTCACGAAGACGGTCGAGCAGCGCGAGATGGAAGCGCAGCTGCTCGATGCGATGGACCTCGAGCGCGAGCGCGGGATCACGATCAAGATGCATCCCGTGACGCTGACCTACACGGCGCGCGATGGGATCACGTACGAGTTGAACTTTATCGACACCCCGGGGCACGTCGACTTCTCGAGCGAGGTCTCGCGGTCGCTGGCGGCGTGCGAGGGCGCGCTGCTGGTGATCGACGCCGCGCAGGGCATCGAAGCGCAGACGCTCGCGAACTACCACCTCGCGCTCGCGCAGAATTTGACGATCATCCCGGTCATCAACAAGATCGACCTGCCTGCCGCCGACGTCGACCGGGTGAAGGGCGAGATCGAAGAACTGCTGGTGATCGAAGGCGCCGACGCGATGACGGCCTCGGCGAAGGAAGGGATCGGGATCGAAGAGATCCTCGAGGCGATCGTGCAGCGGGTGCCTCCGCCGAAGGGACGCGAGGACAAGCTTCGCGGCCTGGTGTTCGACGCGCAGTTCGACCCCTATCGCGGCGTGGTCGCGTACGTGCGCGTCGTCGACGGCGAGCTGAAAGCCGGCTCGCGATTCATGTCGATGGCGCATCGGCGCGTCTACGAAGCGACTGAGGTCGGTGTCTTCAAGCCCGAGATGCGCAAGACCGGGAGCCTCGCGGTCGGGAACGTCGGCTACGTGATCGCGAACATCAAGTCGCTGGGCGACATGGATGTCGGCGATACGATCACGCTGGCCGACGATCCGGCGGCGGAACCGCTGCCCGGCTACAAGCCGATCGTCCCGATGGTGTACTGCGGGCTCTACCCCAACGAAGGGGTCGAGGTCTCGGAGCTGCGCGACGCGCTCGAAAAACTCGCGCTGAACGACTCGGCGCTGCACTTCGAGCCCGAGTCGTCGATCGCGCTCGGGTTTGGATTCCGCTGCGGATTTCTGGGCCTCTTGCACATGGAGATCGTGCAAGAGCGGCTCGAGCGCAACTACAACCTCGACCTGATCGCGACGTCGCCGTCGGTGGTCTTCCGCGTGACGATGACCGACGGAACGATCGAGACGATCGACAACCCCGCGAAACTGCCGCCGCGCGACAAGATCGCGCTGATGGAAGAGCCGTACGTGAAGGCGACGGTGATCACGCCGCCCGAGTACGTCGGCGCGATCATGGAGCTCACGCAAAACCGACGCGGCAGCCTCGCCAACATGGAGTATCTCGTCGACGGGCGCGTGATCCTCAGCTACGAGATGCCGCTGATCGAAGTGATCATCGACTACTTCGATCAGCTCAAGAGCCGCACCAAGGGCTACGCGTCGCTCGACTACGAGGTGATCGGGTACCGTGAGGGCGATCTGGTGAAACTCGAGATCCTGCTCAACGGCGAAGCCGTCGACGCGCTCTCGTTCATCGTAGCGCGCGAAAAGGCGGCGTCGCGCGGACGGATGCTCACCGAGAAACTGAAAGAGCTGATCCCGCGGCAGATGTTCGACGTTCCGATCCAGGCGGCGATCGGCGGCAAAGTGGTCGCGCGCGAGACCGTCAGCGCGATGCGCAAGAACGTGCTGGCAAAGTGCTACGGCGGCGACATCTCGCGCAAGCGCAAGCTGCTCGAGAAGCAGAAGGCCGGCAAGGAGCGGATGAAGCGCGTCGGGCGCGTCGACCTGCCGCAGGAAGCGTTCATGGCGGTCCTGCGCCTGGACGAATCGTAG
- a CDS encoding YggT family protein, with protein MCQVWQVVDLIFKIYVLLMIVYAVVSWVPSIRGRWSEYLAMLIEPVLAPVRRIVPPLGGLDLSFIIVIIVIQLVDSQIVRNNLYACVGGY; from the coding sequence ATGTGTCAAGTCTGGCAGGTCGTCGACCTCATCTTCAAGATCTACGTGCTGCTGATGATCGTCTACGCGGTCGTCTCTTGGGTGCCGAGCATCCGCGGGCGCTGGAGCGAGTACCTCGCGATGCTGATCGAGCCCGTGCTCGCGCCGGTGCGCCGCATCGTTCCGCCGCTGGGCGGCCTCGATCTCTCGTTCATCATCGTGATCATCGTGATCCAGCTCGTCGACAGCCAGATCGTTCGCAACAACCTCTACGCGTGCGTGGGCGGTTACTGA
- a CDS encoding DUF2721 domain-containing protein: MITPAILILGTGSLVASTLTRIARVFDRAREVLAQTTAAAQRGDLQTVRTYTRWLRSYRRRSQFVERALTFYYLAIFLFVMSSLSIALEEVTRVAVPWISLALVLLGATFLCIATAFLVIETNMAAGLLRDELDHELGADWHRRVDDAGREADVAAPDAIV, encoded by the coding sequence ATGATCACGCCCGCGATCCTCATCTTGGGGACCGGATCGCTCGTCGCCTCGACGCTCACGCGCATCGCGCGCGTCTTCGACCGCGCGCGCGAGGTCCTCGCGCAGACGACGGCTGCGGCGCAGCGCGGCGATCTCCAGACCGTCCGCACGTATACGCGCTGGCTGCGCTCGTATCGCCGCCGCTCCCAATTCGTGGAGCGCGCGCTGACGTTCTATTATCTCGCGATCTTCCTGTTCGTGATGTCGTCGCTCTCGATCGCGCTCGAGGAAGTCACGCGGGTCGCGGTGCCGTGGATCTCGCTCGCGCTGGTCCTGCTGGGAGCGACGTTCCTCTGCATCGCGACGGCGTTCTTGGTCATCGAGACCAACATGGCCGCCGGTCTGCTCCGCGACGAACTCGATCACGAGCTCGGCGCGGATTGGCACCGCCGTGTCGACGACGCCGGCCGCGAGGCCGACGTCGCCGCACCCGATGCGATCGTCTGA
- a CDS encoding ATP-dependent Clp protease proteolytic subunit has protein sequence MGHLVPMVVEQSARGERAYDIYSRLLKERIIFVHGPIDDGMASLVIAQLLFLEREDADKDIDMYINSPGGSVTAGLAIYDTMQLIKPDVATICAGMAASMASILLTGGAQTKRFALPYSKILIHQPWVQQVGGQATDIEIHARDLIATRRTLAGIYEITTKQPVDKILKDIERDYYMTAQEALDYGIVDQVFTKENRSVSPNTQSL, from the coding sequence ATGGGACATCTGGTACCGATGGTGGTCGAGCAGAGCGCGCGCGGCGAACGCGCGTACGATATCTACTCGCGCCTCCTCAAAGAACGCATCATCTTCGTCCACGGCCCGATCGACGACGGGATGGCCTCGCTGGTCATCGCCCAGCTCCTCTTCCTGGAGCGCGAGGACGCCGATAAAGACATCGACATGTACATCAACAGCCCGGGCGGTTCGGTGACCGCCGGGCTCGCGATCTACGACACGATGCAGCTGATCAAGCCCGACGTGGCGACGATCTGCGCCGGGATGGCGGCGTCGATGGCCTCGATCCTCCTCACCGGCGGGGCGCAGACGAAGCGGTTTGCCCTGCCGTACTCGAAGATCCTGATCCATCAGCCCTGGGTCCAGCAGGTGGGTGGCCAGGCCACCGATATCGAAATCCACGCACGCGATCTCATCGCGACGCGGCGGACGCTCGCGGGGATCTACGAGATCACCACCAAGCAGCCCGTCGACAAGATTCTCAAAGACATCGAACGCGACTACTACATGACCGCGCAAGAAGCGCTCGACTATGGGATCGTGGACCAGGTGTTCACCAAAGAGAACCGGTCGGTTTCTCCCAACACGCAAAGCTTGTAG
- a CDS encoding phage holin family protein, which translates to MDTIMRPDAPREADRPIGELLRELGDEIATLVRAEIALARAEMAEKAKPAVASAGMFGGSALLALGAFGAFTTFLIAVLALALQVWAAALIVTVIYGVIAFAFAQSGKHKLEEATPLVPEQTAQTVKEDIEWAKTRAQSGMRSR; encoded by the coding sequence ATGGATACGATTATGAGACCTGATGCACCGCGCGAGGCCGATCGCCCGATTGGCGAGCTGCTGCGCGAACTCGGCGACGAGATCGCGACGCTTGTCCGCGCGGAGATCGCACTGGCACGCGCCGAGATGGCCGAGAAGGCGAAGCCTGCCGTCGCGTCCGCCGGGATGTTCGGCGGCTCGGCCCTGCTCGCGCTCGGCGCGTTCGGCGCGTTCACGACCTTTCTCATCGCCGTGCTCGCACTGGCCCTGCAGGTCTGGGCGGCGGCACTCATCGTGACGGTGATCTACGGCGTGATCGCCTTCGCGTTCGCGCAGTCCGGAAAACACAAGTTGGAAGAAGCGACGCCGCTCGTCCCCGAGCAAACAGCGCAGACCGTAAAGGAGGATATCGAATGGGCGAAGACCCGCGCGCAATCCGGCATGAGATCGAGGTAA